Within the Coraliomargarita parva genome, the region TTCATCAGCATGGGGTTGATCTTACGCTTTTTCTGCTCGGTAATCATGATTTAAGAGCCGTATGCGGCGAATGAGACTTTCTTCACCTTGGCCTTGGCACAGGCGTTGAGTATGTCGACGGAGCGTTGGTGCGGGGAGTCGGGATCGGCTTGGATCTTGACGACGGTATCGATTCCCGCGCGGTCTGAGGACAGCTTGAGACGGGTGAGCGTCTCGGTCAGCTTGGGCATGACCCGGCTGTCGGAGCCATCCATGGGTGCACCGTTGAGAAGAATTAAGCCATTGGGAAAGACTTCGACAATGTGCTCGCTGGGGAGTTCCAGATTCTCGGTCGGAGGTGTGGAACTCGGCAGCTTGATCCCGATGTCCGCCTCCTGTTGGAGAGGGAGGAACATGAAGTAAATCAGGAGCAGGAAGACGACGTCGATCATCGGCGTGATGTCGACTTTTTCCTCGGTTTCCAGGACTTTATTGACTGCTGCGCCCATAGTTAATCCTTATTTGAGGCGAAAATGAGGTCGAAGATGCCTGCTTTGGCGCAGGCCTCCATGACGCGGTTGACGTAGCGGTGGGGCACTGCGGAATCGGCCCGGAGATAAACCTTGAGGCCGGGTTGTTCCGTGCGCATCTGTACCAGCGCTGCAGGCAGTGTCTCGTAGGTGGTCGGCTTGGCGCCGAAATAAACCTCACCGTTGATATCAACCGAGATGTATTGGCGCTCACCGGGTTCTTCTGGGATGGTGGCTTGTTCGGCTTCCGGCAGTTCGAGCTTGATGAGCTCGGCACTGATGAAACTGATCAAGGTCATGAAGAACGCAATGAGCAGGAACACGACGTCAATCATCGGAGTCAGTTCGAACTCCGGGTCGACGTCATCTGGTTGCCACGCTTTCATTGGATGATTCCTTGTGGCGATTAACGGTTCTTGATGGCTTTGTTCAGAGTGAACTGCAGGTCGCCGACGACGCGGCCGACGCGTGAGGTGATCTTACCGTACTTGTTCTTGAAGAAGAAAAAGAAGAACATGGCGGGAATACCGATGATCATCCCCGATGCGGTGGTGATCAGGGCCTCGGAAATGTTACCGGCCAGGGCTTGGGCGCTACCCGCACCTTCCGCTTCGATGACGTTGAAGGCCTTGACCATACCGGAAACGGTTCCGAGCAGCCCGACCATAGGAGAGAGGGATGCGACGACGGACAGGTAATTGATCAGCACGAAGGGACCGGACAGTTCTTCTGCAGATGCTTCTTCAATGGCTTCCTTCACTTGTTCCGGGTCGTAATCGCGAATGTCGACACGTACCAGGCCGGCATGGATGATGTTGGTGGCCGGTCCGGGGTTCTGCTCGCAGATATTCTTTGCGCTGTCGATGTCGGCTTGTTCCAGGGCCTTGTCGATTTCGACGGTGGCATTGGTCTTGAGGATCGGACCGGGCTTGACGGCCATGAAGTTGTAGACGATCAGACCGAAGCCGGAGATCGAGAGTAAACCGAGCGGATACATGGCCCAGCCACCTGCCTTGAACATGTCGATGAGTGACTTGTCTCCGCCCTTTGGTGCTGCTGCAGCTTCGTCAGTTGCGACTTCGGTTTGGGCGGCTTCGTCTTCAGTTTGAGCCTGCAGGCTTTGGGTCAACATCCACTGCGATGCACCGGCGATCAGGGCAATCACAAAGAATGTGCGAAGGATACGGGAGGTTGTTGTATTCATAGCTTTATAAAGTATGTGTTCAATGGGTGGAAGTTAGTTGGTTGAAGTCTCGGGCGTGGACAGTTTCTCCAATGAGGACGAGGCGCGTGCGGCCCAGGGAGAGTCCGGGTAAAGGATGGTGATCTCAGTCCAGACGTTGCGGGCGGAGACCGGTTTCAGGTCCCGTGCATAACAGTCGCCGATCAGGTAGAGCATCTCCGGCACCCAGACGTAGGAGGTACGGGCGCGGACGAAGCCACGTGTGAGGTTGTCCAGGGCCTTGCCGTATTCGGCCTTGCGATACTCACGCGAGCCCTGCAGGAGCTTGTAGAGCGAGAAGAGGCGCTCCTTCGGGTCCGGTTCCTCAAGCTTGTCAAAGATTGTATTGCCCTCTTCGAGTTGGTTGTTGAGCACCAGCGAGTAGGCCAGCCACATGCGGATGTTGTCGAGCGCTTCCCCTTCGACGAAGGTTTCGACTTCGCGGTAGATGGGGATCACCGCTGCGTAGCGCCCTGCGGCTCGCAGCTTGTCCGCCGCGTCGATGATCGGCGAAATATTGACCGCATATTGTCCCTTGACCGGCAGCATGCGGCAGATCTCGACCGCATGGTCGATGTCTCCCTGGTCCATGTAGAGGTTCAACAGCCGGATTCCATATTGGCTGTAGCGGGGGCTGACGGTATCGAGTTGGATACGTTGCAGTATATCCAGTGCTTCGTCCAATTCTCCGGAGAGAATGAGCGATTCGATCAACATCTGGACTGGGACGTGCAGCTGGGTAAAGGTGTCCGGTACCTGGTGGAACTTAATCAGCGGATAGGCCTGTGGGCGCAGGATGGCGAGCGCGCCGACATAGTTCTGGTTGGCCATCATCTCTCGGGCCTGCTGGATATTCTCGAGCTGCAGGGTCAGGCTCTGAGCCATGGACTCGGAAACCGGCAGGGAGATTTCACCGACGCCGCCGTCGAGTTCGGCGATCAGCATGCCGTCCTTGAACTTGGTGAATTTCAGGGTCTGGACGTTGCCGAAATTGTTCTGCTGGATGTAGACGGGTTGCCTGCCGAACTCCGTCCAGTAGCTGTTTTCTGCCAGTGCAAAGCTGGCAATGATCGGGAACAGTGCAGTGATGAGGGCCCGCTTCAGTCGTCGGGCGGTTTTAGGGCTGAGATATGGGGCGCGGCTCATGGTTGTAGCTCCTTCAGTTGGGCGCGAATACGTTCGTAGAGTTCCAGCGGGGCGGAATCCTTCAGTTTTTCCTCGGCTTCCTTCAGGGTGGAAATGGCATCCTCGCGCGAACCCATCGCGAGCAGGGCCTCCGCATCGGCCAGGTAGGCCTTGGCAGCCCATTCGCCGAAGTGGGAGTAGCCGAGGAAGGTACGTTCGAAGAACCCGTGCGCCTTGGCATGCTCGCCTTCGGTCATGAAGGATTCGCCGGTCTGGAAAAGGGCCCGGGCGTGGAGAATGCCGCGCCAATCCGGGACACGCAGGATGTATTGGTACTGCTCCCGCGCCTTGTCTCCGTTGCCTTGCTTGCTGTAGAGCTCGCCTTCGCGCAGGATGACTGCGGGGATCTTCGGCGAACCGGGGAAGAGCGAGCGGATCTGGTCCAGATAGTTGATCGCGGTTGAGAGGTCGCCGCGTTGCTCGCTGACATCGGCGAGGCGCATATAGGCGACGATCGCGGCGTCATCCTGCGGGTAATTGGTCAGTACCTGGTTCCAGGCTTCAACCGCGAAGTCCAGACGCTTGTCGCGCTCATAGTCGGCGACATACAAGAGTACCCGCGGCGTGGATACCGTAAGGAAATCCGCATCATAGGGCATGGAGGGGAAGTCTTCGATGCCGATCCGGTACAGGCCCATCAGCATGCGCGCTTCCGCGATGCGGCTCTTCTCTGCCTTGTACTTGGCGAGGAGGCGTCGGAAAAAGTCCTCCGGGCTTTCGACCGGGTATTGGGCAAGCTGTTCACCGTACTCGGAGGTAATGTCGGCGATGGGGGCCAAGCCGTCCATCAGGTTGGGCCCGAAGTTCGGATGTTCACGCAGGCGATTGTAGAGGGACTGGTCCACCTTCGTATTCAGGTAGAAGAACTCGAAGAGGAAACCGCGGTCGGTTACGATCTTTTCGCGGAATTCCAGGTCGCTCTCGAGTTGCTTGAGGAAGGCGACCGTTTCTTCCAGCATCGCCTTGTTCTTTACGTATTTTTCGGCGTAGCCTTCGATCAATGCATCGACCCCCTGGTTGTCGATTGCGGTGGCATACTTTTCGATGTTGTCCTGGTAGAGTGCCAGCATCCTGACCGGCATGAGCAGGGACTCATAGGCCCGGCCGAGTTCAAAGACGGCATCGGTCAGCCTGCCATTGTCGCCGTAGGTGTTGATGTAGTCGATGAAGTGGTTGGCCATCTTCTCGTACTCACCCATCCCCTCGTAGATGGTTCCGATGCGGAAGGCGACGGCATTGTGGATATCCTGCAGCTCGGTAATGCGGTCGGCCGTTTGGAAGTGGCTGATGGCATCGATGAGTAGGCCTTCAAGGAAGTCGATTTCACCCAGGAAATAGTAGGCCTGGTCCAGTGAGTTGCCCTGCGGGTATTTTTTGATGTAAGTGTTGAGGGCATTGCGGGAGCCGGCGAAATCCTGCGAGTAGTAGAGGCAGGCGCCTTTGCGCAACTGGCTGTCTTCCGCGTACAAGCTGGTGGGATACTTGCTCAGGACGGATTCGAAGTTGGAAAGCGCTTCCGGGTACTGGTTCTTCATCAGCTGGGCCAAGCCGCTCCAGTAGAAGAGGCCGTCTTCGAAGACGGGGCGGTCGTGGATGTTTTTCCAGATTTCGGTCTGTGCCAGCAGGGTATCGATTTCCCCCTTCGAGAGCAGGTGGTTGCCCCATTGCGCGAGCAGGCTGTTCGAGTAGGGGTCCATCGGGCGTGTCGTGAGGAAATCGACGATCGTATCGAGGAAGTCCTCACCCCGGCCCACTTCCAGTAGCTTACCGATGTAGGCGGCGGAAATGTCGGAATAGTAGTCGCCCTTGGGGAAGCGCGCGCGGTAGGCCTCGGCGATCTGGATCATGGTCGCATCCTTGTGGATCTTCATCGCATTGGAGAAGGTCGCATACATGTAGAACTGGATTTGTTCATGATCCGGGTTCTCCGCCATGAGATCGTAGAACATCCAAAATGCTTCATAGGGACGCTCGGTGCTGGTGTAGTTCCGGGCCCGGCGGACGAGGAGTTCGTTGCGCAGGCTGGGCAGTGTCTTGAGCTGCTCCAGCATGTTGGTGGTGATCTTGATCTCTTGGGTCAGGCGGTCGATGCTGTCCTGGTTGCCGCCGAGGGCTTGAAGGCGTTCCAACTGCGTCGTCTTTGTGGCCAGCTTCTTCTCATTATACTCAATCATCACATCGGTGGTGTTGATCAGGTTGAGGAGCAGCGCCGCATCATTGTAGCGCATGTTGTTGACCATGGTGTCGCTGGCCAGCAGCAGGGCGACGTTCAGGCGAGGTTGGTAACGGACTTCGGACTCCCGTGCGAGGATGGGCA harbors:
- a CDS encoding MotA/TolQ/ExbB proton channel family protein — protein: MNTTTSRILRTFFVIALIAGASQWMLTQSLQAQTEDEAAQTEVATDEAAAAPKGGDKSLIDMFKAGGWAMYPLGLLSISGFGLIVYNFMAVKPGPILKTNATVEIDKALEQADIDSAKNICEQNPGPATNIIHAGLVRVDIRDYDPEQVKEAIEEASAEELSGPFVLINYLSVVASLSPMVGLLGTVSGMVKAFNVIEAEGAGSAQALAGNISEALITTASGMIIGIPAMFFFFFFKNKYGKITSRVGRVVGDLQFTLNKAIKNR
- a CDS encoding ExbD/TolR family protein, producing MKAWQPDDVDPEFELTPMIDVVFLLIAFFMTLISFISAELIKLELPEAEQATIPEEPGERQYISVDINGEVYFGAKPTTYETLPAALVQMRTEQPGLKVYLRADSAVPHRYVNRVMEACAKAGIFDLIFASNKD
- a CDS encoding tetratricopeptide repeat protein translates to MSRAPYLSPKTARRLKRALITALFPIIASFALAENSYWTEFGRQPVYIQQNNFGNVQTLKFTKFKDGMLIAELDGGVGEISLPVSESMAQSLTLQLENIQQAREMMANQNYVGALAILRPQAYPLIKFHQVPDTFTQLHVPVQMLIESLILSGELDEALDILQRIQLDTVSPRYSQYGIRLLNLYMDQGDIDHAVEICRMLPVKGQYAVNISPIIDAADKLRAAGRYAAVIPIYREVETFVEGEALDNIRMWLAYSLVLNNQLEEGNTIFDKLEEPDPKERLFSLYKLLQGSREYRKAEYGKALDNLTRGFVRARTSYVWVPEMLYLIGDCYARDLKPVSARNVWTEITILYPDSPWAARASSSLEKLSTPETSTN
- a CDS encoding ExbD/TolR family protein, whose protein sequence is MGAAVNKVLETEEKVDITPMIDVVFLLLIYFMFLPLQQEADIGIKLPSSTPPTENLELPSEHIVEVFPNGLILLNGAPMDGSDSRVMPKLTETLTRLKLSSDRAGIDTVVKIQADPDSPHQRSVDILNACAKAKVKKVSFAAYGS
- a CDS encoding tetratricopeptide repeat protein, with the protein product MFPPKSPKKAFLIALAAGASLVGAHAQDASQLAFSTLQAQANELVESGQLEQAMPLLKELVSRVEAAPDTEIKLDGPIFFIGTGYIQRYISSGQQAELKEALVWYDKLESDYPESRFMKEAVLKRVDIYRALQQNEDAVELMKKILGGSYNFILSYAEENKLLKDLTQIHYYTNKLEEGLPIFQKLLQISKEPDDVALAAAACFEAYVKSKDLDKAIELLPILARESEVRYQPRLNVALLLASDTMVNNMRYNDAALLLNLINTTDVMIEYNEKKLATKTTQLERLQALGGNQDSIDRLTQEIKITTNMLEQLKTLPSLRNELLVRRARNYTSTERPYEAFWMFYDLMAENPDHEQIQFYMYATFSNAMKIHKDATMIQIAEAYRARFPKGDYYSDISAAYIGKLLEVGRGEDFLDTIVDFLTTRPMDPYSNSLLAQWGNHLLSKGEIDTLLAQTEIWKNIHDRPVFEDGLFYWSGLAQLMKNQYPEALSNFESVLSKYPTSLYAEDSQLRKGACLYYSQDFAGSRNALNTYIKKYPQGNSLDQAYYFLGEIDFLEGLLIDAISHFQTADRITELQDIHNAVAFRIGTIYEGMGEYEKMANHFIDYINTYGDNGRLTDAVFELGRAYESLLMPVRMLALYQDNIEKYATAIDNQGVDALIEGYAEKYVKNKAMLEETVAFLKQLESDLEFREKIVTDRGFLFEFFYLNTKVDQSLYNRLREHPNFGPNLMDGLAPIADITSEYGEQLAQYPVESPEDFFRRLLAKYKAEKSRIAEARMLMGLYRIGIEDFPSMPYDADFLTVSTPRVLLYVADYERDKRLDFAVEAWNQVLTNYPQDDAAIVAYMRLADVSEQRGDLSTAINYLDQIRSLFPGSPKIPAVILREGELYSKQGNGDKAREQYQYILRVPDWRGILHARALFQTGESFMTEGEHAKAHGFFERTFLGYSHFGEWAAKAYLADAEALLAMGSREDAISTLKEAEEKLKDSAPLELYERIRAQLKELQP